The sequence below is a genomic window from Felis catus isolate Fca126 chromosome A2, F.catus_Fca126_mat1.0, whole genome shotgun sequence.
tttctaattttaatgacttttatttcattttctctctcatccctccctccactttttctttctttctttctttctttctttctttctttctttctttctttctttctttctttcttttctttttctccttccttccttccttcctttttctttcttttttttttttaattttttttcaacgtttatttatttttgggacagagagagacagagcatgaacgggggaggggcagagagagagggagacacagaatcggaaacaggctccaggctccgagccatcagcccagagcctgacgcggggctcgaactcacggaccgcgagatcgtgacctggctgaagtcggacactcaaccgactacgccaccaaggcgccccctttttctttctttctttctttctttctttctttctttctttctttctttctttctttctttcttctttctttctttctttctttctttctttctttctttctttctttctttcctttcttttcttcttcttcttctccttccttccttccttcttcttcttctttctttctttctttctttctttctttctttctttctttctttcttctctctctctctctctctctctctctctctctctcagctaaTTGCTCTGTCTGGAAATTTCAATGCCATGTTACATAGAAGGTATAAGGCAGACATGCTTGTCTTGTTTTTATCTTAGAGGTCACTCTTAGCCTTTCACTATTGAGAATGATGTTAGAAGTGGGCTTTCACATATGATCTATATCATGTTGAAgaagtttccttttgttcttaGCTTCTTGAATGTTGTTATTATGAAAGAAGGTccaattttgtctatttttctgcaTCAGTGGACATAAGCATGcacttttatccttcattctgttaatgtggtgtaccACACTGACGGATTTTCATAAGTAAAACCATCCTTGccttccaggaataaatcccacttggtcatgatgcatTATCCTTTTCTACACCACGAACAAAAGGCTGCTATGTTCTGTTTGGTAGTATTTAGTAAAAGATTGTCACATCAGTATTTGTTTGGAATATTGttctgtacttttattttcttgcaatgtctttattttgtcagTATTAGCGCAATGTTGGCCTCTTGGAATAAAGTAGGACGTTTTAACCTTTCAATTTTTGTAAGAGTTTGAGAAAgtttggtgttaattcttctatttctgtgtgGTTTTTGTGATTCTAAGCCATGACGACTCAGTTGGCACACCTACATTGCAAAATGCAATTCTCTTAGGAAAAATAAGCTCTTGACTCATGGTGTATCCTGTCCCCTGCTTTCTAAAACAGCTGTGCTTCAGCCACAAGAGTACACAGTACCACAATGATGGaaaactctctctctgcctctcttcctacctgcactgtgtgtgtgtgtgtgtgtgtgtgtgtgtgtgtgtgtatgtgtgtagggaATAGAGATATTATCAGTGAATATACACACATGAAAAACATTTGAAGCAAGCTGAAActgttttatgaaattaaaaaatgcataatttaGACCAACTAAAGACTGACAGTAAGAGTGAGAGAATGTGATAGAATTATGGAGGAATGAGTTATGTTGTATCTGTacacattacataaaatttattccGTGGTAGCAGAcatcatatataacatataggTATAAAAACAACAATGGACTGTAGTGTCCACTCCCTTAGGACGTTTCCACAGATGCAGGAGGCTTTGAGCTCCTCTCTTTCTTATCTtacaccccacccctgctcctgtTGTGTTACCTGCTCTGCTCACAGCTTTCTCTTTGATGTTGCCTGATGGGTTTGGGTCTTGCCTTAGGGTCCTTGCACAGGCTTTTTCTCTGCCTTAATTGGTTTCCTCAAAGTTATCTGCATGGTTCATATATCCACTGCCCTCAGTTTTTCAGCTTTGAAGCCCCTCATCAGAGATGATACAATGGCAAGTTTCCCCTTCATTTAGGATTCCTAGTGTGACATTGTTTTACTTACTGGTTGTAACCACCACTTGAAACATCATTCTTCATTTAGTAATATTCGCTGCCTCTGACACACACGCATCTTAAACTCAGTCTTGTTGAGGTCAAATGCACATCACTAATTTTTTCAGTGCTTTCAAAAAATCTTGCCAACAAAATAATAGgttaaaatatttgttgggtgAACAAAAAGAGTCTCAGGAAATTTATGGAGGAGAACATTGCTTTGGATAAATGTTTTGATTCAGGACAAGGATTGTGAATCAGTTTCAGCCTCATGGAAAACACGGAACATTGGGATTCCCTGAAATTTTCTGCTAAATTTTCTAGATGGTAGGTAATGTTTAAGAATTAACTAATGAAGCACGTTGGAAACACAAATTGCAGCATTTCTTTCAATTCTGTGATCACTGCCTGTGCCTTTACAATGCTCTTGTCTCTGTTCCAGCTGTTTTCACCAGACAcatggaaggaagaaatcaaacccGTGTTACAGAATTTATCCTCTTGGGGCTCTCAGACGAGGGGGGGCTGCAGTCCCTGCTCTTTTGGCCGTTCCTGTCCATGTACCTGGTCACCTTCACTGGGAACCTGCTCATGATCCTGGCCATTATCACGGACTCCCGCCTCCACatgcccatgtacttcttcctctccaacctGTCCTTTTCAGACATCTGTTTCACCTCCACCACCATCCCaaagatgctgctgaacatccagACGCAGAGCAAAGTGATCACCTATGAAGGCTGTCTCAGCCAGATGtactttttcatgctttttgtaGGATTAGACAACTTCCTCTTGAcagtgatggcctatgaccggTTCGTGGCCATCTGTCACCCATTGCACTACATGGTCATCATGAATCCCAAATTCTGCAGCATCCTGCTTCTGGTTCCCTGGATATTGAGTGTTCTTACCTCTCTATTACATGACTTGATGATTTTGCGACTCTCTTTTTGCACAGATCTGGAAATCCTtcactttttctgtgaacttATTCAGGTGATCCAACTTGCTTGCTCTGATACCTTCCTCAATGACCTGATGATCTATCTCACAAGTGGACTTCTGGGTGTTGTTCCACTCACTGGTATCCTGTTCTCTTACTATAGAATTGTAACTTCCATTTTGAGAATTTCATCAGCAATGGGCAAGTATAAAGCATTTTCCACATGTGGGTCTCATCTTGCAGTGGTCTCTTTGTTCTACGGTACAAGCCTTGGGGTTTATCTTAGTTTTGCTGCTTCACAAAACTCCAGAGCAAGTGCCATAGCCTCAGTGATGTTCACAGTGGTGACGCCCATGCTGAACCCCTTTATCTATGGTCTGAGGAACAGAGACATCAAGCAAGCCCTGAGAAATCTCTTTAGCCGAGAGACATTCTCTGCATATAGGATTCTTTGTTACAGGATAAAGACTTGAGTAACAGGGCTCCAAACCCTAGAAAACCTAGATCATGATATTTGTGTCAGTTCATAGGCTGACAATCTGCAGTTTGTCTTTCTACAGTTTGGGTTGATTTGTGTTTTTCATACATTATGAGCCACCATTTCTTCTGTATCTCTTTTCTtgttgaagcttatttatttagagagagagagagcagggaggggcagagagagggagagggagaatcctaaacaggctcctcgcaaccagtgcagagtctgatgtggggtgTGATCTCACAATTGATGAGTTCATATCATAAGTTGAGCTGATATCAAAAGTTGATGCTAAgttcctgagccacccaggtgctcctcttctgtatttcttttaaacGGTTTAGACTTCTCATTAAATTCCATCGCATGGATTTTCAGCAACAAATAAAGGCTATAGGAAATTGAGTACTTATGATGTGATAGGGGAAGCCAGTGGAGTAAATGTGGAATCCTTCCTCTCTGAGATGAAAGCAGCTGTCTGGTAGAGTATCTGCTTTGGCAGTAAAATCATTCAGCATATCAGAGGTTATATACCAGGTTCCCGGGGTTTCTGTCAATCCACCTTGGAAAGAGCTCACATCTGCAAGAGCAGAGGCCCCTGGAATCCTGTGTGATTTGTTAACGATAATCCACATTCACTATGCAATATCTAGTTTCCCCTTGCACACTTCAAAACATTCATTACATGTGAAGTTAATAGAAATGACAACTCGTGATTTTTCAGGCATTGATGGTGTCATTGTTGGTGCTTATCCCAGGCATGTACTATtactttccttttaatattttggtagGTAGCAACCCTATTTTCTGATTGCCCTCAGCACCTCCAAACTATGATAAGCCCTTAACAGATCCCAACCACAATATGGATAGTCTGCCTATTGCcacctctgtcttttctttaaaaaattttaaaatgtttttatttatttttcagacagacagagcatgggggtgggggcagagggatgggcagagagagagggaagcacagaatctgaagcaggctccaggctctgagctgtcagcacagagcccgacgtggggcttgaacccacaaattgtgagatcatgacctgagctgaaccggatgcttaaccaactgaaataCTCAGGTGCCCTTACCTCTGTCTTTTCTAATGATGCATCCCAGAATTTAGGCATTGATAGCAGGATATACTTATGGTTCTAGCCTGTGCTTTATGAGGCAGAGCAAGTGAAAGTCTCCTTATCACCTTACCCCAGAAGCCACCAGTTTGATGGTTGGCCGTAATGGTAATTTCCTATTACCTGATTCACAGTTTTCCAGGTAAAAGTCCACAGGTCCCTTTAAGGACTAATATTCAGAGAAATGTTTAAGGGGCTCTCActcaaaagcaaagagaagaagaaacagggaaagcaagaagaaagaaggaaaatgagaaaaatagaataaagaagagAGCTTACTTATAGCATTTGCCAGTTTCCGTGGGAAAACTACTCTCATCTTGCCCAATATCAAGCTACCAATTTTGGTTCAGACCACAGTCCCCACGAACCATTATAAGTTGGCTACCACCATTACCTTAGAGTCTTTGGGTTGGGTTTGGTGGAAAATGTAAAGCATTGTTGCTATTTTACATCCTTCACTCATCCTTCACTAATTGGTTCCATCAACTGAGGATCCGAGTCAGTGAACAGTCTCAGGTCTGAGAGGCAAGTAGAGATTATGACCCTTCATTGTGGTGACTCAGGTCAATCTTTTCTTCATGATTATTAGAGGTAggtgttttggttgttgtttttgttttccttgtttttcatagCTACACAACTTGGATGAACCCTTAGTAAGCCGCCCATCATTTTGTTTCATGGAGACACCTTGATGAAAATGCCAGTTCCAGAAATCTCTGTGGCTCAACCAATGTTGATGAGAATGATTAACTCTTATATGCACTATAATACTATACCCTGGGTGGTTTCAGACTGTTGACATGGCCTCTGGCAATtcagtggagggggcaggggctgaaCTCAGGACAAAGGCATTTCAATTTCAGCATGTCCATGGTAAGTCTGTCATATTGGGGAGAAGCTCTGTAGAGCTTGTCAAGGAAGACATTACATCCCTCGCCAAGGTGTTTCTCAATGCTTTATGAATTTTATATTCTCCAAACTCTTATTTTGGGTGTACTTTGTGGTTGAGGGGGGTGTTGGGGTCTCATAGGGTAGAATCACACAAGATAAACCCATCACAACACTCTTGTCTCCTTGTACTTTGGATTCCTTCCTCTACATCATCAAGCTCTTTATGGCACTGAAATTCTTTTAGAATATGTCACTCTTTTAGTTCCTTTTTTGTCAgggtaaaaaatatatgaaatttattattttaaacattttgaaatacactTAAGTGGCCTTAAGTACTTTTTCACTGTTGTGCAATCACCACCTCGATCCGTCTCCAGAATTTTCTTATCATCTCAAACTGAATCTTTGTCCACTTGAAATAGTAACTCCCCATTGCCCCTTTTTCCAGTCCCTGTCTCCCACCATCCTACCTCTTTCTCTAAAACTGAATACCAAAGGTTCCTTATGTAGATGTTATTGTTTAATATGGATCCTTTTACATCcttcctttcacttagcataatgtttgtttcacccatgttgtagcctATGCCAGAATTCTATTCATATTAAAGcctgaatgatattccactgtatgttttCACCACATTTTGTTCGTCTGTGagtttgttgatggacatttgggttgtctccacattttggctactgtaaataaatCTGTTATGAAAAGTGTTGTACAAAAAATCTTTTCTAGTCACTGCTTTAGTCTTTTGGGGCATATAAGTGGGTACATAACCAGAAGTGAATCTACTGGATCAAATGATAATTCTGTGTTTACATTTCTGAGGAACTAGCACACTGTTTCCTCTAGCAGCTGTGCCCCTTTTTAGtctccaatttctccacaatctcaccaacacttattttctgaTTTAGTTTTTACAATAGCCATCCTAGTGTGTGTGAGTTGGTATCTATGcattatggttttggtttgcacttccctaatgattagttATGTTGCGCATCTTTCATGAGCGAATTAGTCATTCctatatcttctctggagaaatgtctaatgACATTGCCTGTTTTTTAACTGAGTTGTTTTGCTGTTGAATTTTTGCAATTCTTGaatacattgtttttgttttctttttttaatgtttatttttgagacagagagggacagagcatgaacaggggagggtcagagagagagggagacacagaatctgaagcaggctccaggctccgagctgttcaacacacagcccaacgcgaggctcaaactcacgcactgcgagatcatgacctgagccaaagtccgatgctcaaccaactgagccacccaggcgccccgaagttttgcaattctttacatattttggatattaatctatTATCAGGTGTGTGATTTTCcagtcctttctccattttgtggACTGCCTTTTTCACTTGGGGAATAGTGCCCTTCAACgtccaaatattttttatttttttattttgctgaagtaattttttctttagttgcCTGTGTCTTTGGTGTTATATTCAGGAAAAGTTTGTCAAATCCAGTGTCATGGAGGTGcatctctctctgtgttttcttctaaggggttacagttttatttcttttttttattatttaaaattatttatgtaaattcaattaagttaacatacagtgtaatattggtttcaggagtagaacctagggattcatcacttacatataacacccaacaAGTGTCCTACTTAATGTCTgtcaccatttagcccatcttcccacccacctcccctccagcaaccctcagtttattctctgtatataggagtctcttatagtttgtctccctctctgtttttatcttatttttccttcccttctcctatgttcatctgttgtgtttcttaaatcccacatatgagtgaaatcatatggtatttgtctttttctgatggacttatttcacttagcaggaTATGCCCCAGTTTCATTCACATTggtgcaaatgacaagatttcatactttttggtgatggagtagtattccattgtatatataataccACCTCTTttaaatagaactactgtatgacccagcagttgcatgactgggtatttatccaaaagatacaaaaatgctgcttctaaggggcacatgcaccccagtgtttatagcagtgctaacaacaatagccaaattacagttTTATTCCCTATGGTTAGGTATGAGGTCCATTTGCAGTCATGTTTGTAGATGGTAGATGAAAAGGACactttcatcttttatttattcttgtatgtggatatccagaTCTCCCACCaccattttatgtgtgtgtgtatgtatgtatgtatgtatgtatgtatgtatgtgtttatagagtgagagagtgtgagctggggagaggggtagagggagagagagaaagaatatttatcagtctccacactcagtgcagagcccaatgtagggatTGATCCCACCAcactggaatcatgacctgagccgaaatctgagttggacactcaactgactaagccacccaggtgccccatcatgaTTTCTTAGAAAGACTGTACATTTATCTTTGAACTTTCCTGGAactcttttcaaaaatcattcaGTTGTATGTATGAGAGTTTTTTTCTGGGCTCCCTCCTATTGCACTTAGttatatttctgttgttattACAATTgagttatatttgtttttgttcttaacaATGAaaactgatcatttaaaaatataatgtgggtggtgcctgagtggttcagtcagttaagcatccaacttgagctcaggtcatgtctcacagtctgtgagttcaaggcctgcatcaggctctgtgctgacaactcagagcctggagcctgcttcagattctgtgtccccctctttttctttctctcccctgccttgtgcgcgctctctctcatcTCAAagatgagtaaacatttttttaaaaatttaaaaaaatataatgtggTAACTCTAAAATCATATATCTCCCCCCTTCTCCaggcattatttttattgaagtatagtttacatacagtgttatattaatttgaGGTGTACAATGAATAACTTTAACAATTTATACATTGTTCAATACTTATggaggtaagtgtactcttaatccctttatctttttaagtattgtttaaaaacatttttatttcagagacagagagagcacaagatggagagagggtcagaaggagagggagggagagaggggaagagagagagagagagagagagagagagagagagagagagagagaatcttaagcggacTGCACCCTCTGTGCggggcccaacgcagggctgtatcccatgaccctggaatcatgacctgagctgaaatcaagaggcagtcgttcaaccaactgaaccacccaggcacccattaaTCTCTTTTATCTATCTcatccacccaccccacccccttccttctgggaaccaccaatatgttctctgtatttcagagtctttttttaaaatatatttttttaaggggcactaaggaatctactcctgaaatcattgttgcactatatgctaactaatttgaatgtaaatttatttatttatttatttatttatttatttatttatttatttatttattataaaatctattgtcaaattggtttccatacaacacccagtgctcatcccaaaaggtgccctcctcaatacccattacccacccttccctccctcccacccccccatcaaccctcagtttgttctcagtttttaagagtctcttatgttttggctcgctccctctctaactttttttttccttctcctcacccatggtcttctgttaagtttctcaggatccacgtaagagtgaaaacatatggtatctgtctttctctgtatgacttgtttcacttagcataacactctgtatgacttgtttcacttagcatagcacttAGCATaaccatccacattgctacaaaaggccatatttcattctttctcattgccaagtaggattccattgtgtatataaaccacaatttctttatccatttgtcagttgatggacatttaagctctttccataatttggccattgttgaaagtactgctctaaacattggggtacaagtgcccctatgcatcagcactcctggatcccttgggtaaattcctagcagtgatatTGCTGgctcataaggtagatctatttttaattttttgagaaacctccacactgttttccagagtggctgcaccagtttgcattcccaccaacagtgcaagagggttcccgtttctccacatcctctccagcatctatagtctcctgacttgttcattttagccactctgactggcgtgaggtaatatctcagtgtggttttaatttgtatttccctgaggaggagtgacgttgagcatcttttcatgtgcctgttggccatatggatgtcttctttagaaaagtgtctattcatgtcttctgcccatttcttcactggattatttgtttttcaggtgtggagtttggtgagttctttatagattttggatactagccctttgtctgatatatcgttttcaaacatctttttccattccatcggttgccttttagttttgttgattgtttcctttgcagtctTCTGTACTTCTTTAAAACTGTTTAGACCTCTCATTAAATTCTATtgcatggattaaaaaaaaataatgtttattcattttttgagagagagagagagggggagagagagagaggaaggccagagacagagggagacatagaatcagaagcagactccaggctctgagccgtgtgcacagagcctgatgcttggCATGAACCCaggaattgggagatcatgacctgaaccaaagatggacactcaaccaactgagaccccCAGGGGCTcccatttcatgtatttttagaaacatataaataatgTGGCAAATTGAATACTTAAAATGTGATAGGAGGAGACAGGGAGTAAATGTGAAATGCTTCTTCTGTGGGTTGAAAACAGGTACCTGTTAGAGTATCTGCTTTTGGAGAAAAATCATTGAACATACCGGAATTTATATATGAATTTCCAGGGTTTTATGCCAATTCACCTTGGCAAGTGATCATATCTATAAGAGCAGAGCCACTGGGAACCCTGTGTGATTAGTTTACAATAATCCACATTCAGTATGCAATCTGTAGTTTCCCCTCACACAGTCCTAACCATAAATTAAGTGTGAAGGTAACAGAAATTGCAGCTCCTGCTGTTTCAGGCCTTGATGGTGTCAACCTTGGTGATTCTCCCAGGGATgcattattacttttcttttaatatttggtagGCGGCAGCACTGTCTTGTGACTTCCCTCAGCACCTCCTACCGTAATAGGCTCTTCACAGATCTCATGCACAATAAGGCTACTCTGCCCATTGCCACCTCCATCTTTTCTAATATTGCACCCCAGGAATTAGCAGTGAGATCAGGATACACTTATGGACCTAACCTGTGCTGTGCGAGACAGAGTAAGACGAATGTCTCCTTATCACCTGATGCCAGAGTCCCCCACTTGGATTGTAGGCAATAATGGTAATTCCCTATTCCCTGATTCACAGTTTTCCAGCTGAAAGTTCACAGGTCTTTTCAAACACTAGTATGCAGATAAATGTTCATGGAATGATATCTCAAATGcacagacaaaaagaaacagggaaagcaagaagaaaggaagaaaataaaaacaaaggaataagaAGAAAGCTTCTttatagcatttgccaatttccatggtataGTTGCTCTCATCTTGCCCAATATCAAGGCACCAATTTTGGTTCAGACCACAGTCCCCATGAACCATTATAAGCTGGCCAGCGCCATCATCTCAGAGCCTTTGGGTTGTGTTTGgaggaaaatgtaaaacatttgttGTCATTTTACAGCCTTCCATCAGGTGTAAATGGTCCCATCAATTGAGGATCTGGGTCAGTGAACAGTCTCAGGACTGATAGAGATTATGACCCCTTATTGTGGTGACTCAGGTCAATCTTGTCTTCATGATTATTagaggtggattttttttttttttagttacacAAATCAGATGTGCCCTTGGTGAGCTGCCCATCAATTTTGTCTCTTGGAGACACCCTGATGAATTTGTCATTTCTAAAAATTCCTGTGGCCTCACCAATTTGGATGAAAATGATTAACTCTTACATGCACTATGAATAGCATACCTCAAATGGTGTTGGACTGCTGCTGACATGGCCTCTGGCAGTTAAGGAGGGGCTGAAGTCAGGACAAAGGCATTTCAATTTCAGCATGTCCATGGTAAGTCTGTCATATGGAGGGCAAGCTCTGTAGAGCTTGTGAGGGAAGACTTTAGGCGCTTCCGAAGGTAGTTCTCAATGACCTTATGAATTTTATGTCGTCTGAAACCTCAGTTTTGGTATACTTTGGGGTTGAGACATTGAATCACACAAGATAAACATATCATGATGCCCTTGTCTCCTTGTATTTTGGATTCCTTCTTCTATGTCATATTAAGCTATTTATGgcactgaaattctttttttttttttaaagtttattcatttactttgagagagagaaagaagtagctGGATTgggatagaaagagggagagagagaatcctaagcaggctccatactgccagtgaagagcccaatgtggggcttgaactcaggacccgggcctcaggtcagatcatgacctgagccgaaatctagagtcagatgcctaaccaactgaaccaccaggcacccctgaaattattttagaacatgtcactcttttaaaattcttttttgggggcgcctgggtggcgcagtcggttaaccgtccaacttcagccaggtcacgatctcgcggtccgggagttcgagccccgcgtcaggctctgggctgatggctcagagcctggagcctgtttccgattctgtgtctccctctctctctgcccctcc
It includes:
- the LOC101080364 gene encoding olfactory receptor-like protein OLF4 — translated: MEGRNQTRVTEFILLGLSDEGGLQSLLFWPFLSMYLVTFTGNLLMILAIITDSRLHMPMYFFLSNLSFSDICFTSTTIPKMLLNIQTQSKVITYEGCLSQMYFFMLFVGLDNFLLTVMAYDRFVAICHPLHYMVIMNPKFCSILLLVPWILSVLTSLLHDLMILRLSFCTDLEILHFFCELIQVIQLACSDTFLNDLMIYLTSGLLGVVPLTGILFSYYRIVTSILRISSAMGKYKAFSTCGSHLAVVSLFYGTSLGVYLSFAASQNSRASAIASVMFTVVTPMLNPFIYGLRNRDIKQALRNLFSRETFSAYRILCYRIKT